Genomic segment of Canis aureus isolate CA01 chromosome 16, VMU_Caureus_v.1.0, whole genome shotgun sequence:
CTGCCTGAGAAGTTACCTTGTGCCAGAGACAGCCCCAGCAGTGCCATCTGCCTCCCAGGGCTGAGGGGACCCCAAGATGCTCTGCCCAGGTGAGTTCTCCTCTGGCCCCACAGCCAGATGGTGAGGGATGGGGAGGCTGGTATCACCCCTCAGCCCCCAGGAATCTATGACATTTTCCACTATGCTGTCTCACCCTCCGTCTGTGGTACGTGTCGCTAGTACTTGGGTGAAAGGAGCCAAGAGGAAGGATGGTTAGAGAAGCTGGAGGTGAAGTCTGAGGTTGAGGGGAGACAGGACGGGCTGGAGTCTGGGGAGCAGGTCTCTTGGGCTCCAAACCAATTTTTTATTAGACTTGTGGAATCAGAGGCTCCTGTGATAGTCTCCTTTGGACACTTTAGATCCTAAAAGACTCTTGGAATGAACTCAGAAAGGGGCAGCAACTCTTCCTGCATGACACAGCAagttggcagagctgggactcagaCCCACCGGGCTCCCTTACCAGACTGAGGGCAGTACCTGTTGACATTATGGGTGCCGCACGCTTGGCCACCTCTCCTTTGCATTCCACATATACTTTGGTCCCTCTGGAGTTAAATAGTGGAGAGGGACAGACTCTGAACAGCACCCCGCAGGGCCCCCTTCCTTTCCTGTCCTCTCCCAGGGCGGGGTACCATGCCCAGGGCTGGGCAGCCCCTGACTGCCCCTGAGAAGCCACGGTTGGTCTTTGCCTTACAGGTCCCAGAGAACAGGGCCCCCTTTGCTCTCGGTGTCTGACCATAGTCCCTTATACTGTAATCAAAATACAACCATTTCCTGGAAAGGAAGGCTGACCTAGAGATGTTCTGGCCATTGGACGTGGCTGCAAGGATCTTGCTGATAGCAATGGGCAGCCCTCACTGAGCCAGGTGCCATCTAAGGCCTTCTGTGTAGCTTACAGAATGGTCACCACACTCCTACAAGGTGAGTTCGGTTTTACAGGttggaaaactgaggcacagagtatTGCAGTAACTTGTCCATCATGGACATACTACCAGGAAAAATCAGAGCGGGGATTAGAACCCATTGCCTGGCTCCCTTAAATGTTCTATCCTGCTTCTAATTCCTAGGAGGTCTCCACTAGAGGTCATTTTGTCCAATCCCCTGCATCTGGGTGTCTGCCCAGGCCAACCTCTGTTCACAGACAAGAATCAATCTCGTTTTTTAAAAGCACCTGCTCCAAGGGTAGAATTCCCCCTGGGGGTAatcagacatttatttattcatagccTTCTGGCCAGGAGGAGAAGCCCTCCCACCCAGAACTCCCCAGGGTCCAGCtgcctctttgcctctctccttctcactgcAGTGTAATCAGAAGTGAGCCAGCCCTGTCTTGTCTCAGCTCCACAGACTCCAAGCTGTGTGGCCCTGGACAAGTGACttaccttctctgagcctcagttatcAACTGTCAACTGGAGTTCATGATATACCTGCTTTGTGAGGTTGCTGAGAGTGATATGATCAAAGTGATCAAAGGGAATGACAAGACTGTATtttcagggatcatttctatagtttgttaCTGGTGAAGTTTCTCTGAACATCTAGAGCCTCAGAAACCATGAGGAGGGCGCAGTATTCCCTCCTGAGTGTGATGCCAGCTCGTGGTGTTGCTTCTGCAACTGCCATTTGTCAtagataattgtccttctcttcCTTTGGGAGAGCAAGACGGAGAGGATGGCGCTGAGTGGTctctgttacttaaaaaaaaaaaaaaaaaaaaagacgaaggCCAGAAagaggttagtgattacagtacCTGGCACCTGCGAAGTGCCCAGAATTAAAGGGGTAAATACTTCTCACTATCACtatattgtcatcatcatcattatggAAATCCCTCTGTTTGCAAGCTCAGAGCCTCATGCTTTGGGCCTTTAGGGTTAGCCTCCTTATTGTAataagacaaggaaactgaggcccagagtgaagaaagatttgcccagggtcacatggcAAATTGGTGGCTAAGCAGAAAGTGGCTCTCagcaccccccacctcctccacagTGGGATCCCCATCACTTCTCCTttgccccctctccccagctctggCCCTCCTCTGGGGAGCGCAGGGTCAGGCCCTGGCACCCAGTCCCTCCCAGGCAGAGCCAGGGAGAGAAGTGGTGGCCCTGCTTGGAAGAGTAGGCTCAGAAGCCCGGCGCGGCGCGTTCTCAGCCCTGGCTCTTTGTCTGCTGCTTTGTGATGGTAAGTGCCGCTCCTAAATCAGTTCTGTGACACCGTTATTGTTGCCCAGCCCGCAAAGAGTCTAAACTTTTCCCCTGAGGTCAAGAATGTGGCCGGTCCCCTAGCCGCCAggagcaggggcctgggtggctgggggtggggctggggcctcACCCCGAGCCGGGCGAgatgtggaggggagggggtcagCAGGAACAAAACGCTTTGAAATGCCTCCTCTCCATCACTGCCAACATTGTCCGCTGCCCGCGGGGGGCCTGGCACCGCCTCGCCGGGGCTccggcccccagccctggccaggcCCGGCCCAGCTTCTGAAAATGGACAGAAGGCTATTGTCCCTCTTCGAAGTCCTTTGTCTGCCCCAGTTCCAGATGTCTAGGCTGGGACCAGGGAGCTGACCCAtggtgggcaggggggagaggACAAAAGGGGAGAGCACGGGTCACTGCATCCTGAGGGGTCgttcccagaccctgagatcccaCCCAGCCGTGGCCCAGTCACCTTCTGGGCCGTCTCAGCTCTGGGATCGTCCCTATTCcttgtccctcctccccttcccaccagACCAGGTTCCTGCCTCAGGAGGGAAGGCCACAAGGGGTGCAGGAGTTAAGAGCTGGATGCCTTGGGATCCCCACAGCTCTACCCTAGTCATTGTGATCTTGGGCATGTTGTATCCCTCTTTCGGCCTGCCGTCCCCATGGAAGTTCCACGGACCAGAGTTCATTGATTCACAAGTAGCAACAGAGCCCTCCTGTGTGCcagctccgtgctgggtgtggggGTGCATGGTGCTGGATGGGCCACTCAGACCCTTCCAGAATGAGGTTAGTAAGGGGTAACATTCCACCCAAATTCTCCGTGTTGGGTACTGGGCCAGCCACCTCACctgcatgatctcatcctttttacaACAAAATCAAGGATGCAGAATATTGTTCTGACACCCATTCCCCAGCTTTGGACATGGAGACTAGGATGTCAAGTCACTTGCCCCAAGCCAGGCTGCTGGAAACAGCAAAGCCGGGATTTTAGCCCAGGTTGACCCACAGCCACCGAGAGGAATGATCTGCTAATGAATACTTGGAAGGTACAGgacacagagcctggcactgCTCCGGGAGCTGGTGGTATTAACTCCACCCATCAGttatcccatttctttttttttttttttttagtattttatttatttattcatgagagacacagagagagacagagacataggcagagagagaagcaggctccctgcagggagcctgatgtgggacctgatcccaggaccccaggatcatgtcccagactgaaggcagatgctcaaccgctgagccacccgggcgtccagttattccatttcacagatggccCTACTACGGATGCTCAGACCAGGAAaagaaagtgggggtggggagcaaggaGCTGGGGGAAACTGAAatagcaccaccaccaccaactcgGAATCGGGGAACCACCAGGGCTTGCCAAGGAATGACAGGCAGCTCAGTTCTGTGCGGGCTTGAGCAAGCAACTTAGACTTGccatgcctctgtttcctcatctatgaaatgaaaatCTTCCCTACTTCATGGGCACAGTTGCAAAATTAAATCAGATACCACatttaaagcacttagcacaatgcctggcactcaGCAGGATGTTCTTGATagctactactactattattctGAAGGGGGCTCTCATTTGTCCCTTTGAACCCCTCTCACCTGGGGTCACCTGAGGACTAGGCTCTGTTGAGGGGAGGGGGTGTCAGGTTAGcaattgggggggtggggagagcaatGCTTGGTCTTCTTGGGGTCTCTGGAAGTCTCTCAATAGGCTACTCCCAGGGGCCAGGCAAGGGCATGATGTAGGAAGGAGCTGGGCCCAGAGGAGTTAACAgctcccaggcccaggcccagcaggGCTGCCACGctgcagccacagccacagcaAGGATTTTAGCAGAGGAGCCAGGACTTCTTCCTGATGGGCAAAACAGCTGGCTGCCTGGGGAAAACagctggcctggccccagcttcctgaggactGAGGCAGAGCCTCAGAGGAGGGTAGCTCTacatctggggtcctgggagacGAGGGCATGGCCAAGAGGGAGAGGGTGGTCCTCTGGAGACAGTGTGGGTGTTGGGTGGGACCCCTGGAGGCGAGGGGGTGTGGGCAGATTCCTAGAGCCAAGGCCAAGGTATGCTAGGTCTAAGCAGAATGGGCAGAGTGATTCCAGCTGGGCAAGGGGTCTCAGTCTCCCCACAAAGAGGAAAGATGAGGAGCAGGGGAGCCGATGGGGGTCAAGCTTGCACTCAGTCCTGGGTCTTCTTGGAACCGGGCTTGGAATCTGAGCTAGGAAGGAACCCAGGCGGGTCTCCTGGACTCCCATCTGCCGAGCTGCACCCAGGACCAGGAGCAGGGCATGGGCTCTTCCTCTGGCCAAGATGCTGGGCTCCCTTGACCACAAAGCAGGACAGGGGCCCAGAGAGCCCCCAACCCAGGAGTCATGAAGCTGGCAGCTGGTAAGAGCTCCATCCATGCATTCTCTCCGCTGTGCGCCCCTGTTCTTAGCTTGCTTGGCTGCCAGGCTGTGAGGACCCCCAACCTTGGGGCTCTGTCTGGGCCCCAGGGTACCTCTAGGCTGCCCCCACCCATTGGCAGGGAAGCAGTACCTGAGACCTCACATGAGGTTGGGTAGGGTAGACAGAGGGTTAATAAGGGTATAGCCAGAGTCCAGTGGCCAGAGCCGCCTGTCTGGGCTTCTGACTCCCAAGCCCCACAGTCCAGACACCCCTAATTTCTTTCTGACCAAGGGGGCTTCTCTAGCCCACCTTCCTAACCCCCAGGGAGAGGGGGTTGGCCCCTCCCTGGGGTGTGCCAGCCTCAGTGCCTCTCTCCCTATTGAAAGCCATCCCGCAAAGACTTTGCCAGTGAGCAGGCCTCAGAGCAGaggctcccagtggggaagaaggtgcaggggagggggacaATTCTTCCggggtctctgggtcccaatGCCAGACCAAAGCTTGAGGCGCTGGCGCCACCACCTGGCTCTGGCTAGAACCACAGTGGCTGAGGGACAGGAGTGAAGATGCTGTTTTGGGTGGGGTGAGGATGACCCAGAGCCTAGTTAGATGTTGGTTCAGGGTGGTTTGAACCTGTTCAGCCAGATGGGCCCAGACCATCATTTTTTCCCAGGCGTATAATCTACATTATGTGGAGAATGAAGCCATAGGCCCCTTAGAACAGCTGCTTCAAACTTCAGCCTacatcaaaatcacctggaagCCTTCTTGGTTTAACCTCCACtcccagtttctgattcagtaggtgtggggaggggcctaggaatttgcatttctaacaatttccaggtgaggctgatgCTGGCTGGTCCAGGGACCATACTCTGACAACCACTGCTTTAGTGTTTCTGTGAATTTGGCCCAATATTACCTTTGTAGAGGATGtcctatttttgtattttggagcAAAAAATGAGTGGAAGTGGCAGTACAGGTGTATGATCAGTCCACCATAGTTATCTCCCACCCCCCATACTTCTATTGAGAGCCCACCCTATGTCCTGCTGGCCCTGCTCTAGGGCTGGGGATAAAATGGTAAATGAGGTGGATGGGTCCCTGCCTCAGAGCTTACAGCCAGGCGGCTGTGGCATGTGATCTTCCCACctgggagtctttttttttttttaagatttcatttatttattcatgagagacacagagaaaggagcaggctccatgcagggagcccaacgtgggactcaatcctgaaactccaggatcacgccccgagtgaaggcaggcacttaaccactaagccactcaggtgtcccctcaCCTGGGAGTCTAAAAGGCAGCTCAAAATAAGGTCCAGACAAACCTTGAGTCACATTCCACCAGCTTCTTCCCAGATCTTTCCCACTCAGTAACTAGCCCACCAGGCAGTCTAGCTGCAAAGCCCATCACCTCGATTCCTTGCTCTGTCTCCCACATGTAATCCCACAAGCCTGAAGGGGCTCTCCTGTTTCCATCCTTGCCCCCACAGTCCACCCTCCATGTGGCAGCCAGAGCAATCCTTTTAGGACAAATCACTTCACTTCTCTGCTTACCCCCTCTAGTGTGTTTctattgcatttaaaaaacatcCAAAATCCTGTCGCAGCCTCACGGCCCTAGGTGATCCCCACTTCTTCCCACACTCCCCTAGCTCCCTGGGCTCTAAccactggcctccctgcctgTTCCACCCCTCACCCACCGCGAGACCTTGGCCTGACCTGGTCCCTCCAGTGGAACATTCTTCCCCCAGTACTACTCTTGGCTGGCTCCCCTTGTGCCCTGAAATAGCTTcactgactcttctttttttttttttccttaagatttatttatttatttattcatgatagacacacacacacacacacacacacagagagaggggggcagagacataggcagagggagaagcaggctccatgcagggagcctgatatgggactcaatcccgggactccaggatcgtgccctgggccaaaggcaggcgccaaactgctgagccacccagggatcccttcactgACTCTTCTACTCAACGGTGCCTCACACTCTCAGCTACTCTCTGTTCTTATTAACTGGTTTTATGCCATTCATAGCATTTACCCTTCTTTGAagctatttattaatttatcagtATGTGTCCCCTCACCGGGATGTGAGCACCCTAGAAGCAGATACTGTCTTGTGCACCTTCCAGCTGCACATTTAGTGAgcatgtgctcaataaatacttgctgaatgaatgggaTTATATAGGATGCCACGTCAAGGGTATGTCCCCCAGACATGACATGCAGAAGGCTTTCCAGAAGAAGGAAGTTTAGACTGAGACTGGAGGGCCTGTGGGAGTTGGCCAGAAAGACCagttcaggcagagggaagaaacagGGGTGGTGGGGGCGAGGATATGGGACAATCCTAAAGCACAGAGTGTTCAGGAAACTGTACCTCGCCCAAATCAGCTTGAGCATCAGATtggttgggggtggtggggagtcAGAGGCATTGGAGAAACATCATGCAGACCATGCAGGGCCTCGGTGCTCCTGGAGGGGTTTGAACCCTACGGTGACAGCAGCAGGCAGTCCCTGAAGGATATTGGCCCCAGGCGTTTAGAAAGggtggctgaaaaaaaaaaaaaaaaaaaagaaagggtggcTGAGTGCAGAATGGTTTCCAGGGAGAAAGCTTGGGGAGCAGATCTCTGGGAGAACCTGTGGGCCGGGTGAGCAAAGCTGGTGCCCTGATCCAGGCAAGTAGCAGTGCAGAAGCAAGAGGTGTCCATGTGCCAGAGATGCGGAGGAGGTGGGCCTGCCAGGATAAGGTGATGCAGTGGGTTGAAAGAGGGACATGTCCTCAGTGACCCCCAGCTGTCTAGCTCAAGGGGCCAGGTGGCCAAGGTGCCGTTTGTTAGATTGGGGAGGCCACTTTACGGGGAGCATGTTTGGGGGAAAGGTTGGGGTTCTGTTTTGAACAGGTGGAATTTtcgggtgcctggctggctcagtcagtagagcatgtgactcctgatctgaGGGTGATGAGGCTGACCCCCCGCTGGGTggagagtttacttaaaaaaaaaaaaacaaaaaactgttggAATCTGCGTCCAAATGGGCAGTGGAGACACATGTCAGTTTTCTAGAAAGAGAGTGGCCCATGTGCTCTGCTGCTGAAAGCGAGCCCTCTTGGATGAGGAGGCAATGTCCATTGAGGGGGGGTGACCAGGAGGATCCTGGTGTTGGCAGGAGCAGTCTGGCTAGAGCAGCCTTGGTGTGTGTCAAGCCATGAAGGGAGATGAAGGAAGGTCTCAATAAAGCAAAGCACACATCCCCATTCCAGATGTTtggagggagagacagataaGGCTGCGGCTGGGGGGCCAGCAGGCAGCTTGGTGTTTTCGTATTTTAAGCTGGGGGAGATTTAAGTCCTTTGGAAGGTCAAAAGGagtgcagccccggtggctcagcagttaagcaccgcattcagcccagggcatgatcctgcatggagactgcttctccctctgcctgtgtctctgcctctctgtgtctctcatgaataaataaataaaatcttaaaaaaaaaaaaaaaaaaaaaggaaggttaaAAGGAGCACCCAGAGGAGAGGGGGCTTCTGATGGTCCAGGAAGGGCAAAGGGATGGCATTTGGAGCTTAGGGACCATTTGACCGTGAGGAAGGGTGGTGCCTCTTCCACTGTACCAGGCAGGAGAACTGGGGCAGACTTGGGGGCCAGGGATGGAGGTTTGTAGGCTGGAAACGAGAGGTCCCAGGTGAGggcttctcttttctccaaaaagTAGCATGGGAGCTTCAGAAGCTATGAAATGCCAcagaggagagggggcagggcaTAGGAAAACTGGACCGTGGGGCCTGGTGAGAGTCCAGCTGAGAGTGGAAGTTCTGAGTCTGCAGTAGCCCCACCGTGCCAAAAGCCAAGATGGTTATAGGGTTTTCCCAGGCAGGGATGATGGGAGAACCTGCAGGCAAGGGAGGCAGTGACAGGATGGATCGATCCCTGGATGgcatggggaaggaggaaggggacagCGGGAGGCAttcaaggaaggagaaggaggaggaagaggacttGAGGCCAGAGAAAAATTTGGAAGCACCAATAGGATGGGCAGAGGTGCTGGGATGACTCTGGGATGGGTAAGGTGGGGCACACTGCTTCACTTTAGAAAGGGAATCCCCATTCTGGGGCTGCGAGAGCCTTCTGGGCAGAGGCTACCATGCCAGGGAAGGGACTCTTCTATGGGGCCTCAGGCCTTTCATTGCAGGGCCACTAGCCACCTAGAAGCTTTGACTGGGGCCCAGTGGAAGCTTGGGAGCCACGCTGAAGACCAGGATTCCTGGGTTTGATGCCGCTACAGGCTGTGGCGTCACCAGGCAAGTCCATTCCTTGCTggttccccacccctcccctcccagcagaGATAGTGGGCACAGGCTCAGCCGTCTTCTTCTCTGACCCTGGGAAGAGCCTGAAGGGAGATCCCAAGCTGCCATAGGAAAGTAGGCCTCCCGGTGGGTGGGTGAATGGAAGGggagcctggcttcctctgcTTTCCTATCTTCCAGCCCCGGCAACTCTTCCCgggatcaggctccatgcagagagaagCTTCAAGGTATTCACTCTCTCAAGGCATCCCTGCAAACCCATCCAGATGAGGATCAGAGGCTCAGGGAAAGTGGCCTGTGATCACAGCAGATCCGGAGCTGGAGCCCGCCTGTAGGCCCTTCCCTTTCCTGCCGTTCACATTTCAGCAGGGGCCTCAGGACCCAGATTCTGCCGCCTGGGAGGCCATACCTCCGGCTTTGGACCGGGCTGGCTCTTGCTGCCCCCCGGGTCTGCACTCAGCCTCAAGGTTGGATTTGCTCTCTTAAAGGGCCGGAGCCGCGCGGGCGCTGGCGGCAGAGGCGACGACGTCGACGCGCGGAGGACGCCCAGCTCGAGGCGCCGCGGGATGCAGCACTCAGGTCGGGGGGACCCCGGgactcccgccccgccccccggccgggcGTCGCCGCGCAGGTCTGCGAAGTTTCGCGTGGGTCCGCCAGAGGGCGCCccggggcgaggcggggcggggcggggcggggcggggcgggggccgggagcCCCGCAGGGCTGCGGCGGGTCGGTCCCGCCCGAGGGTCGGATGCTGGCCGGGCGACCGGACTCGAGGGCACCGGACGCTCCGCGGAGCCGGATTCCGGGGGATGAATGCACCGGGCTTCAGAGTGGAGCGTTCTCAGCCGCCGCCGCGGCTCGGATGCCGTCCCCCCGACTGACCCTCCggtcccccctccccaccgcccgCGCCCAGCCGGGAGGGGCCTGCCCCGGGGTCACGCGTCGGGAGGGTCTCGGGGCCCCGGGCCCAGCCGCCCTCTGCCGCGCGGAGCGGGTGGAGGGGGGACAGGAGGGGAGGGTCCTCGGCCTCCGGGGTGCGCTGCCCCTGCCGacgcccgccgccccggccccgcccccggccccgccccggccccaggccccgccccggccgggcCGCGCCACCCACTCCCCTCCGCCGGGCCCGAGCCCCGGGGGcagccgcggccgccgcccgaGCGCCAGCCATGCCTGTCGCCCCCGCCGCGCGGCTGCTCcggctgctgctcctgctggggCCGTGGCTCCCGGCTGCGGGCGCCGTGGAGCCGCCGCTGCCCGCCGTGGTCCTTACCATCCTGGCCCGCAATGCCGAGCACTCGCTGCCCCACTACCTGGGCGCGCTGGAGCGGCTGGACTACCCCCGGGCCAGGCTGGCCCTCTGGTGAGAGACACCGCGCACTGGCACCCCCTGGGCGTGTACCCCCGGCCCCACGGAGAACGCCGCCCCCGATGGCCCCATCCGCTCAGTCCAGACACCACCCAGACGGGCCCCTCCCCCGGCAGACAGGCCCTGTAGGGCCTGCAGGGTGACCTCCGAGGCCTTAGGTTGACGCCGGAACACTCACCCCGGCTCTTACTCCTTCTCTGGGGACCTCCTCTGGCTTTAAGTCGGGTCCTCTTGCCCTAGCCTCAGAGCCCAAGCCGAagaccccctccttccccctgggCCCTCTGGTTGCCTTGACCTA
This window contains:
- the LOC144285609 gene encoding uncharacterized protein LOC144285609, which gives rise to MGRGLGSSLPLLAPEGPWLPGSLAPSIQKMPGKSVPGKEGLAPEGLLDQPFQQQELPEKLPCARDSPSSAICLPGLRGPQDALPSPGNSSRDQAPCREKLQGPEPRGRWRQRRRRRRAEDAQLEAPRDAALRSGGPRDSRPAPRPGVAAQVCEVSRGSARGRPGARRGGAGRGGAGAGSPAGLRRVGPARGSDAGRATGLEGTGRSAEPDSGG